The DNA sequence CCAAAAGGCCTTTTTCTTCTGCATCCGCAATCATGGCATAGGCAGCCCGATCCTTTACACTGCCTAAGGGATTGAAATATTCCAGCTTGGCCACAATCTTCGCCGGTAGATTATGGTTCCTCTCATAATTCGTAAGCTCCAACAACGGAGTATTTCCAATCAGGTCAATCAAGCTTTTTGCGATTTTCATTTTTCTTCCTCCCATTCCTCATATCAGCCGACCATGCAGCCGATTTACACCGTAAATACAGCAAAAAAGGCCAAGGAAGACTCTCTCAGCACAATGCCGCGAAACCTCCTTGGCCTTCAGTCTTTCTGATCAGCCAAACTCGACTATTTAACTCTGAATTGATTACAGGATACCATGTGCGCAGTAGACTGTCAAGCTCCTTTTGCAATAACGCTCCTAGATGCCGTCTCCATCCATGCCTTGCCAGTCGCTGCCGCGCAGCTTGGCCGTAGTTTCCACTTGGGTCACCTTACCCCCCTGCACCTTCAACTCCATCCGTCCATATGCCAAGGCTCCGATTCCCGACAAAATGCGTTTGACCACCTGCGCTGCATCCGGCGATGCTGGGGTTGCAGACGTAGACGCCCCATAAGGCAACCGAAAGATCTCTCTTTTTTCCACCTGCAGCACCCGCCCGTCCTGGAGCGTAAGAATGACACTGCCAAAACTCAGCTCTTGCAGCATTTGCTGCAAGAGCTCCTGCAACCCTTCCTCCGGTCTCATTGGCTCAGTCCCTCCGTCTGCTGCTCTGAAGACAGCACTTCATTCATACTGCCCAAGCGATATCCGGCTAAGTCAAGCACTATATACACAAAGCCTAACTCTTGCAGCGTTTTCGTTAGCTTCGCCGCTACCGACGGCTCCGCCAGCTTCGCAAAGAATTCCGGCGCCACTTCAATGCGTGCGGTTTCGCCATGGTGTCGCACTCGCAAGTTTACAGGCCCGGTTATTTCCTTAATAGCCCGTTCCGCCTGATCTACCTGACTCAGCCGTTCCGCCGTAATCGGCAGTCCATAGGCCAATCGCGATACCAAGCAGGCTGCGCTGGGTTTATTCCAGGTAGGCAAACCCCATTCCTTAGAAAGAGCCCGCACATCGGCTTTGGTAAAGCCTGCATCCCAAAGCGGACTTTTTACCGAAGCGGCCAGCTCTTCAATGGCTTTCATGCCCGGGCGAAAATCGCTGGCATCGTCCAAATTGCTGCCCTCTACAACCCAAGGAATATTCTGCTCTTCGCACCAGCCCACAAGCGCTGTAAAACGCTCTTTTTTGCAATGATAACAACGCAAAGAAGTATTTTCAACAAAGGACTCTTTAGAAAATTCCTGAGTTTCCAGCACCACATGCCGCACGCCAATCGCTTCGGCAATACGCTTGGCGTCATTAAGCTCCCACTCCGGCAAAGACGGCGAAGATGCCGTAGCCGCCAAGGCCTGCCGCCCCAGCACTTTGTACGCCGCCGCCGCCAAGAGCGTACTGTCTACGCCGCCGGAAAAGGCAACCGCCACCTTGCCCATCTGCCGCAGCAGCTCTAAAAGCCGCGCCTCTTTTTCTTTCAATGTCTGGCTCACTCATTACGCCCCCTTTAGAAAACCGTTACTTCGAAACTGCCGCATGAAAATTGCACCGTTTTACCAAGCCGCCAAAGCCGAGCCTTTGAAATGCTCTGCTACAAACTTTTTCACTTCTTCAGACTGATAGGCTTTGATCAGCTTTTGCACAGCCGGATTCTCCTTATCCTGACTACGCACGGCAATCACATTGGCGTAGGGAGAATTGCCGTCTTCGATAAACAAAGAATCTTTAGTAGGAACTAAACCCGCCACCAACGCATAGTTCGTGTTGATCACTGCCAGATCGACGTCTTCCATGGAGCGAGGCACCTGAGCGGCCTCCAGTTCACGCAACTGAATGTTTTTCGGATTTCCCACAACATCCGCCACTGTCGCTTTCAGGCCAGCGCCCTCTTTCAACTTCAACAGCCCCTGTTTTTCCAAGAGCAGCAACGCCCGTCCCGCATTGGTCGGGTCGTTGGGAATGGCTACAATCGCGCCGTCTTTCAGTTCTGCAGCAGATTTCACTTTCTTAGAATATGCCGCCATCGGGAAAATTACTGTTTTTGCCACGCTGGTCAAAGCATATTTTCTCTCTTGAATCTGATTGTCCAAAAATGGCTGATGCTGATAGCTGTTCGCTTCCAGTTCCCCTTGATTCAAGGCAATATTGGGCTGAATATAATCGTTAAACTCCACGATCTGGATATTTAGGCCGTCTTTAGCGGCTACCTTTTTAACTTCTTCCATAATTTCCGCATGAGGACCTGCGGTCACACCAATTCGGAACGGTTTGTTGGCATCTGCCGCCGGCTTAGAAGCGCCGCCGCATCCTGCCAAAAGAGTTCCTGCCAAAACAACACCCAGAGCTGCACTGGTCCATTTCAACCATTTTTTATTCATTGTGATCTTCCTCCCTGTTTACGCATGATTTTGTTATCTATCGGCAGCGAACTTCCGGCCGTTTCATTCCCCTCTCACGCCCGGGCCCTGGGTATGGTTCAGGAAGATGACACCTAAAATTCGTTGACTGCTATTTTTTGCGCCACTGACGCAGGCGCTGCGCCGCCGCTTCCAAGGTCTCCATTTTTTTGCAGAAGCAGAAGCGAATGAAGGTATGACTGTCCGGCTGGTCTGGACGATAGAAGCTGGAACCTGGAACTACGGCTACGCCAATCTTTTCCGCCAAATAGAAGGCGCAGGCCACATCGTCATCCCAGCCCATTGGCCGGATATCGGCCATAATGTAGTACGCCCCTTCCGGCCGTACACAACCCAAGCCGACCTCCTGCAGCACCTTCAGCAAATAATCGCGGCGTTCGCGGTAAAACGACGCTAATTCTTCGTAGTATTGAGGCTCAAAGCGCACTGCTTCGGCCACTGCCATTTGCAGGGGCGCCGCAGCACCTACCGTCAAGAAGTCATGAACTTTGCGAATCGAAGCTGTCAGCTCCGCCGACGCCGCTACAAAGCCGATGCGCCAGCCAGTAACACTGTAGGTTTTGGAGACGCTGTTGATGACAATAGTCCGCTCTGCCATGCCCGGCAAGGTCCAAATGGGTTCATGCTTTGCGTTGTCATACAAAATGTGCTCGTAAATTTCATCAGTGATCGCTAAAGAGTCGTAACGCTGACACAATTCAGCAATAAATTCCAGCTCTTTTTTATTGAACACTTTGCCTGTAGGATTATTGGGGGTATTAATAATAATAGCGCGCGTCTTCTCATTAAAAGCGGCCGCTAATTCCTCAAAATCAAAAGAAAAATCAGGCGCCTTCAGCGTCACATAGCGGGGAGTGGCGCCGCAAAGCACCACATCAGCACCATAATTTTCATAGAACGGTTCAAAAACAATAACTTCTTCCCCTGGATTGATGGTTGCCAACAAGGTTGCAATCATGCCTTCGGTAGAACCACAAACAACGGTCAATTGCGTCTCCGGGTCCCAAGTTACGCCGTAATCGCGCTGTGTCTTCCAGACGAGGGCGTCTCGCAGCGGCTTAGAGCCCCAAGTAATGGCGTACTGATTATGGTCTGCAAAAATGGCTCGCTGCGCCGCTTCCTTCAATTCTTGAGGCGCCGGAAAATCCGGAAAACCTTGGGCCAAATTAATCGCGCCATGCGCCGCCGCCACGCGGGACATCTCGCGGATAACGGATTCCGTAAATTGTTTGGCTTTCAACGATGCAAAATTTCTCATGGTACTAATCGTCTCCTTCAGTTGTTTTCAGCTAGTTAAATAAAAAAGATCTCTTCGCGCAGCGAAGAGATCCCGGTTTCATAAAGTTGCCGTCTCCCTCTTCATCTGCCAGGATTTCCCCCTGCAGGAATTGGCACCGTTCATTTCCGCTCAAAAACGAAAATGTGGTTGCCGCGGCGTCATAGGGCCAGTCCCTCAGCCAACTCATGATGAAAAGAAATTATATGGAGTTGTTGAAATCAATACTATCACGACTACAGATCCTCTGTCAACCGCCTATTCGTAGTTTTCTTATCATTTTTGTCTGGATTAAAAAAGAACCTCAATCGTACCGATAATATCTCCTCGGTGATTTTTAAGCACCGGCGGATACTTAGCCCAAAGCGCAGCCTCTTCTTCCTTGGTCAAAAGGCCCGCTCTTTTCAGCACGCCGATAACCATAGGATTGATGCTGCGGTAGGAGCCGTCCTCCACTTTAAAGGTCATTCCCAAACCGCTCTGGGTATCCGCTAAACAATAGACGGCTTCTGAACCAATTTTGGCCACAAGGCGTCCTTTCGTTAATTCCATAAGAACCGTATCAATACGACCGGTTCCTGCCACTGCATGCGGGTACGCTACCATTGCATTACGCACGGCCGTAATGGACTCTTCATCCGAACCCCAACCAGCGCCTTCCGGTTTAGCCAAGCGGGCATACCCATAAGCCATGCGATCTAAAGGCAGCCAAAAAACCGGCACGCCACAGCCGTCAATGCCTAGCTCCACCTCGTCCTGCCGCAACCCCACCGCCGCAGCCACCTCTTTATGCATCACCTGCTGCACCGCATGCTCTGCTAACGTATAGCCGTCGATAGACAAGCCCCGCAGCATAGCCAAGGCCAACATACCGCTGTGTTTGCCGGAGCACGCGTTATGGACGGCCTGAAACTTTTCGCCAGCCAGCAATACCGCCGTGGCCGCCTTGCCGCTCATAGGCTTGGCCGCGCCGCAAGCCAACGCGTCCGGCGTCAAGCCCACCTTAGCTAAAACGCTTTGCGCCAAAGCCACATGTTCCTTTTCACCGCTATGGGAAGAAACCAAAAAAGCCAGTTCCTCCTGGGTCAGACCAAAATGCTCCACCCCGCCATCCCGGACAAAAGGCAGCACTTGAAACGGTTTCGCGGCGGACCGCCAAAACATGGGACGCTTGGCGTCACCCACAGCATCTACAAGTTCTCCTTTTAGATTCACAAAAGCAATATCCGCCCGATGCAAGCTTTCCACTTTGCCAGCCCGGGTATAATGCAATACAACTTCACTCATTGTTTTTTCCTCCTGCCTCTAGAGAGCAAACCGCTCATTTCTTTCTGCTTAAAAGTATACATGCCTCCCCCGCTTCCGTAAAGACTCATTGCGCCGGTCTTTATTTCCCGCTACACTAGAAGAGATCAGTTTATAGTTATGAAGGGAGTTTTTTCATGCGCCATTATTTTTTGATTTTATTGCTGCTTTGCAGCGCCTTTCTCGGACCGCAAATCGCAGCGGCGGAAACTCTGCATTTTATCAACGGCTATGCAGCCGATCCGGCAAGCCGTCAAGCAATGGACGACTACAAAACACTCGAGGACGCCAACGACGGCTGGCAGCGTTATCAAGATTACGCCAACGGCTACGCTCTGTCGGTTCCTGCCGGCATGAATCTTGACATCAGCCTTTCCGCGGTGCGTACCGTTTTCCAGACTCCGGCCCATAAAATTGAAATTTATCGGGACGACTTACGCCACACAGGCAGTACGGTCAGCGAATACATGGAATACGGCAACCGCTTCTTACATAACACTAAAGACCATGAACTGCTCCAAGACAGTTATATCACCGACGACGCCGGCCGTCTCGTACATATCCTGCAGTGGCAGCGCCGCTCCTTAAAAGCAGTGCCGCAGGACCGCAACCACTACTACTGCGCGGAAATCGCCACCGGCAGCAGCGAAGTGTATACCATCCTCATCAAATCCACAGAGCCCATCGATTGGGGAAATGCCGTACGGCGCAGCTTCCAGCGCATCTCCCGCGAAGGTAATGCCGGCATTTTCCGGCGCGACAACTCTGCGGCCAAAGCCTTCAGCCATCAAGAATTGCAAGCCTTCTGGCAGCGTTACTTTTCTCCTTCCAGCACCTGGACCTGGGGCATTTTCGAGCCTTCCGCACCGGAAGTATTGCGCCCGCTAAACGCCATTGAAGAAAGCACTAAGCATAAATTTCCTTTCTTGCTTCGTTATCAAACGCTAGAAGAACGCGCCCCTGTACGCGGCCTGCAGCAAGCTTACGAGGAAGGACGCTATGTAGAACTAACTTTAAGCACCATTCGCACCAGCGATGAAGCGAACGCGCTCTGGACCGGCGGCAGCAGCAACGCCAGCTTCGTCTACGAAGTGCTGGACGGGCAACACGACGAGTATTTTCGCCTCCACGCCCGGCAGCTGAAATATTTCAACCACCCTGTATTGCTGCGACTCAACAATGAAATGAACGGCGACTGGTGCTGGTACTCCGCTTATCATCTTTCCAAAGACGCCGACCTGTATATCGCCCTTTGGAACCATTTGCGCCGCTTATACGCCGAAGAAGGGGCGGATAACGTCCTTTGGGTCTGGAATCCTCATGACGTCTCTCGCCCGGATTTCGGCTGGAACCACTCCTATGTCTACTACCCGGGAGATGACGCCGTCGATATTGTCGGCATGACCGGGTACAATAACGGCACTTACTTTCCTTCAGAAAAATGGCGTACTTTCCAGGAAATCTATCAACCGCTCTACCAAGGCTATAGCACAGCTTTCCCCGGCAAACCCTTTCTCATTGGCGAGTTCGCCAGCAATTCCGTCGGCGGAGACAAGCCCGCCTGGATTCGCGATATGTTTTCGCATTTAAAAGAATACCCCAATATCAAAGTGGCCATTTGGTGGAGCGGCATTGATTACGATCAAAACGGGCAGCCTGGACGCATCTACATTTTGGACGAAGACGAGCCGACACTACAAGCTTTCCGCGAAGGCGCAGCCAAGCAAAATCCGCCCGCACCGGTTCCCTCTCCCGTACAACCGCCTGCTGTTACGCAGCCTGAGAAACAAAAAAACAAACGTTAACGCCAAGTATTTAAACAGGAATAGAGCAAGTAAAGCGGGGGACCAATCACGACTGCTTTTTTTACTCTCGAAAGCCCCTTTCGTGTATTTCGCGGTTCGTTAGCAACGTCTCTCGAAGTTATTATCCAACCGCAAAAATCGCGAAAAGCACGAAAATTGATTTGTCGTTCTCTCAAGCCTTCTCTATTCCTCCTTTCCCAGACTCTCAAAACTTATAAATTCTGGTATAGAAAAAAGAAAGCGGCACAGCCTAATTCAAGGCTGTGCCGCTTTCTTTATCTTGGCCTTACTACCTGTTAGTACACGGCATTCGGCTGATTATCGCGTTTAGGCTCCTCTGCAACAGAAACCGCTTCAACAGAAGCTTCCTCAGCGGGTTCCGCCGCAGCTTCTTCTGCAGATGTTTCGGTAGCTTCGGTTGATGCAGAGGCATCTTCCATCTGCACCAAGCGCAGCAATTCTTCCGCTTCCAGCGTTTCTTTTTCGATCAATGCAGCAGCAATGACATGCAACTGGTCGATGTTCTCCCGCAAAATAGTTTCTACGCCAGTATAGGCTTCTTCCATCATCTTGCGGACTTCCTTGTCAATGGAATGAGCCACTTCCTCGCTATAGTTGCGATCCCGAGAAATATCGCGGCCCAAGAACACCTGCTCTTGTTTTTTGCCAAAGGCGATAGGTCCCATGGTTTCACTCATGCCGTATTCACAAATCATCTTGCGGACCAACTCAGTAGCACGTTCAATATCGTTTTGCGCTCCGGTGCTGATTTCATTCAATACCACTGCTTCAGCCACACGGCCGCCTAAGAAAACCTTTAGCTGCGCCAATAGTTCCGAGCGCGTAGCATAATACCGGTCTTCCTTGGGCAGCATCAGCGTATAGCCGCCAGCGCGTCCCCGTGGAATAATCGAAACTTTATGCACTGGGTCTGTATGATCCAGCAGCATGCCTACCAGCGCATGGCCTGCTTCATGGTAAGCAGTAAGGCGTTTTTCCTTGTCACTGATAACCCGGCTCTTGCGCTCCGGCCCAGCCACAACACGCTCCACGGCCTCTTCCATTTCACCCATTTCCACGCGTTTCTTATTGCGCCGCGCTGCCAAGAGCGCCGCTTCATTCACTAAGTTGCTCAAATCCGCCCCAGTAAAGCCAGGTGTCCGGCGAGCCAAAACATCCAAGTCCACTTCTTTCGCCAAAGGCTTGCCTTTCACGTGAACTTTAAGAATTTCTTCCCGGCCTCTGACATCTGGACGGTCTACGACAATCTGTCGGTCAAAACGGCCTGGACGCAGCAACGCCGGATCCAGAATGTCCGGACGGTTGGTAGCGGCGATAATGATGATTCCCTCGTTGACGCCAAAGCCGTCCATCTCAACCAGCAATTGGTTTAAGGTCTGCTCACGTTCGTCGTGGCCTCCACCCAAACCAGCGCCGCGCTGACGCCCTACGGCGTCAATTTCATCAATAAAAACAATGCACGGGGCATTTTTCTTGGCTTGTTCAAAAAGATCCCGCACCCGGGATGCGCCTACACCAACAAACATTTCCACAAAATCGGAGCCGCTGATGCTAAAGAAAGGAACGCCTGCTTCACCGGCTACCGCCCGCGCCAGCAATGTCTTGCCCGTACCGGGAGGTCCAAAAAGCAATACGCCTTTCGGAATCCGAGCGCCTAAATCATTAAACTTTTTCGGATGCTTGAGAAATTCCACAACTTCTTCAAGTTCTTGCTTCGCTTCATCCGCTCCGGCAACATCCTTAAAGGTCACTTTGATTTTTTCATCGCTGTGCAGCTTGGCACGGCTTTTGCCAAACGACATTACCCGATTGCCGCCACCTTGGGTCTGCTGCATGATGAAAAACCAAACTCCAATCAACAACAGCATAGGCAAAATGGATGAAAAAATAGTGGTCCACCACGGCGGCTGCGGCGGCTGTTCCGCCTTGATCTCAATATTCTTGGCGCGCAGAGTGTTAATCAACGTCGGATCATCCGGAGTTACGGTTGTAAACTCCGTACCATCCTTGAGTTTACCACGAATCGTATTTTCCACTATCGTGACTTTTTCCACCTTCTGCTCGTCCACCTGGCGCAGGAACTGGGTATAAATGATTTCCTGCTTGTTCGTCGTCTTCGACGAATAGTAGTCGATGATGGAAATAGCGATAATGATGATAAGCAGGTAAAAACTCACATTCCTGAAAAATTTATTCAATCGTAGCCCTCCTCTCATTGGAGCGCACACAGCTGTTCACTTTGGCCTCCATAGAAATTAATTATATCATTAACCGTTTCTGCGGACAACAAAAAGAGCCGCCTGCTCATGCATAAATCGCAGGCTTCAAAATGCCAATAAAAGGCAAATTGCGATATTTTTCCGCATAATCCAGTCCATAACCAACGACAAATTCATCAGGCACTGTAAAACCGTTATAATTTACTTCCAAATCTACCTTACGCCGCTCCGGCTTATTCAATAAGGTGCAAATACGCACACTAGCCGGTTGACGAGATTTGATATTATCTACCAAGTAACTTAGCGTCAGGCCTGAGTCAATAATATCCTCTACAATCAGTACATGCTTGCCAGCGACTTCCTCGTCCAAGTCTTTTAAAATACGCACGATACCACTAGAAGAAGTAGAAGTTCCATAACTGGATACCGCCATAAAGTCGATCATCACCGGCACGTCTATCGCCCGCGCCAAGTCAGCCATAAACATAACGGCCCCGCGCAACACACCAATCATCAAAATTTCCTTGCCTGCATATTCCTTGCTGATTTCTTCGCCCAGTTCGCGCACGCGCTGCTGCAACTCCTCTTCACTTAGCAGAACGCGTTCAATATCTTGCAACATACCCTTCCAATTCCTCCTACATCATTGAGTGTTTCTTTGCAATCGCACATACAACTGCTTGCCCGCACCAGCCGTACGAGCATCCGCTCGCAGCCCAACCACCCAAAGAATCCCTTGGGCATCGCACAATAACGGCAATTGATCTCGCTGCAGTTGTGGCACTTTAGCATCAATCAAATAATTCTTTAGCTTTTTGCTTCCTCCCATCCCGATGGGACGAAATACATCGCCGGCTTGACGAAAGCGCACCACCAAGGGAAGTTCCACCGCCTCCCAAGCCATCGACAACACGTCCGCCCCTGCAGCATCGGCAAACGCAAGCCAAGAAGTTTCCAAGCGGCTTCCGTCCGGCAAGTCCGTCACGCTTGGCACATCGACCTCCCGCTGCCACCTTGACTCTTGGAGCGACGCTTTGGCAACCGCAGCCAAAGGCTCCAGCACCAAACAGTCATAGTCCTTACGAACTTGCCAGCCTCCAGGCAGCACCTGTACAGCGCCGGTTCGTCCTTCTGCGGCTAACTTTAAGAGATTTTCCACATGCACAAAGCAGATTCCTGTCAAGGAGCCCCGTTTTTTTTCTAAAACCTGCCGCCACAGCTCCCGTTGCACCGCCGGATGATAGGAAGAATAAGCAAGCAACTCCACTTGGCAGGAATTGCCCATCCAAAAAACACATCGTTCCTGCGCCTTTAACGCCTCTTGGCGAACGAAATCGTGTTCCTCGCGAATAATATCGGCTGTCCGTGTTAACGCCGACACAATTTCTGGATTATAGTCCCTCAAATCAGGCAACAGGTGATGCCGGATACGGTTGCGCAAATACTTGTCTTTTAAATTGCTTTCATCCAAACGCGGTTCTAAGCCCTGTTCGCTACAGTACACTTCAATCTCGCGACGGCGCACCTGCAAAAATGGTCGTACAAGAAGCGCCTCCTGTTCC is a window from the Anaeromusa acidaminophila DSM 3853 genome containing:
- a CDS encoding YezD family protein, coding for MRPEEGLQELLQQMLQELSFGSVILTLQDGRVLQVEKREIFRLPYGASTSATPASPDAAQVVKRILSGIGALAYGRMELKVQGGKVTQVETTAKLRGSDWQGMDGDGI
- the larE gene encoding ATP-dependent sacrificial sulfur transferase LarE, with protein sequence MSQTLKEKEARLLELLRQMGKVAVAFSGGVDSTLLAAAAYKVLGRQALAATASSPSLPEWELNDAKRIAEAIGVRHVVLETQEFSKESFVENTSLRCYHCKKERFTALVGWCEEQNIPWVVEGSNLDDASDFRPGMKAIEELAASVKSPLWDAGFTKADVRALSKEWGLPTWNKPSAACLVSRLAYGLPITAERLSQVDQAERAIKEITGPVNLRVRHHGETARIEVAPEFFAKLAEPSVAAKLTKTLQELGFVYIVLDLAGYRLGSMNEVLSSEQQTEGLSQ
- a CDS encoding MetQ/NlpA family ABC transporter substrate-binding protein produces the protein MNKKWLKWTSAALGVVLAGTLLAGCGGASKPAADANKPFRIGVTAGPHAEIMEEVKKVAAKDGLNIQIVEFNDYIQPNIALNQGELEANSYQHQPFLDNQIQERKYALTSVAKTVIFPMAAYSKKVKSAAELKDGAIVAIPNDPTNAGRALLLLEKQGLLKLKEGAGLKATVADVVGNPKNIQLRELEAAQVPRSMEDVDLAVINTNYALVAGLVPTKDSLFIEDGNSPYANVIAVRSQDKENPAVQKLIKAYQSEEVKKFVAEHFKGSALAAW
- a CDS encoding pyridoxal phosphate-dependent aminotransferase, whose product is MRNFASLKAKQFTESVIREMSRVAAAHGAINLAQGFPDFPAPQELKEAAQRAIFADHNQYAITWGSKPLRDALVWKTQRDYGVTWDPETQLTVVCGSTEGMIATLLATINPGEEVIVFEPFYENYGADVVLCGATPRYVTLKAPDFSFDFEELAAAFNEKTRAIIINTPNNPTGKVFNKKELEFIAELCQRYDSLAITDEIYEHILYDNAKHEPIWTLPGMAERTIVINSVSKTYSVTGWRIGFVAASAELTASIRKVHDFLTVGAAAPLQMAVAEAVRFEPQYYEELASFYRERRDYLLKVLQEVGLGCVRPEGAYYIMADIRPMGWDDDVACAFYLAEKIGVAVVPGSSFYRPDQPDSHTFIRFCFCKKMETLEAAAQRLRQWRKK
- a CDS encoding asparaginase; its protein translation is MSEVVLHYTRAGKVESLHRADIAFVNLKGELVDAVGDAKRPMFWRSAAKPFQVLPFVRDGGVEHFGLTQEELAFLVSSHSGEKEHVALAQSVLAKVGLTPDALACGAAKPMSGKAATAVLLAGEKFQAVHNACSGKHSGMLALAMLRGLSIDGYTLAEHAVQQVMHKEVAAAVGLRQDEVELGIDGCGVPVFWLPLDRMAYGYARLAKPEGAGWGSDEESITAVRNAMVAYPHAVAGTGRIDTVLMELTKGRLVAKIGSEAVYCLADTQSGLGMTFKVEDGSYRSINPMVIGVLKRAGLLTKEEEAALWAKYPPVLKNHRGDIIGTIEVLF
- a CDS encoding glycoside hydrolase family 26 protein, with amino-acid sequence MRHYFLILLLLCSAFLGPQIAAAETLHFINGYAADPASRQAMDDYKTLEDANDGWQRYQDYANGYALSVPAGMNLDISLSAVRTVFQTPAHKIEIYRDDLRHTGSTVSEYMEYGNRFLHNTKDHELLQDSYITDDAGRLVHILQWQRRSLKAVPQDRNHYYCAEIATGSSEVYTILIKSTEPIDWGNAVRRSFQRISREGNAGIFRRDNSAAKAFSHQELQAFWQRYFSPSSTWTWGIFEPSAPEVLRPLNAIEESTKHKFPFLLRYQTLEERAPVRGLQQAYEEGRYVELTLSTIRTSDEANALWTGGSSNASFVYEVLDGQHDEYFRLHARQLKYFNHPVLLRLNNEMNGDWCWYSAYHLSKDADLYIALWNHLRRLYAEEGADNVLWVWNPHDVSRPDFGWNHSYVYYPGDDAVDIVGMTGYNNGTYFPSEKWRTFQEIYQPLYQGYSTAFPGKPFLIGEFASNSVGGDKPAWIRDMFSHLKEYPNIKVAIWWSGIDYDQNGQPGRIYILDEDEPTLQAFREGAAKQNPPAPVPSPVQPPAVTQPEKQKNKR
- the ftsH gene encoding ATP-dependent zinc metalloprotease FtsH → MNKFFRNVSFYLLIIIIAISIIDYYSSKTTNKQEIIYTQFLRQVDEQKVEKVTIVENTIRGKLKDGTEFTTVTPDDPTLINTLRAKNIEIKAEQPPQPPWWTTIFSSILPMLLLIGVWFFIMQQTQGGGNRVMSFGKSRAKLHSDEKIKVTFKDVAGADEAKQELEEVVEFLKHPKKFNDLGARIPKGVLLFGPPGTGKTLLARAVAGEAGVPFFSISGSDFVEMFVGVGASRVRDLFEQAKKNAPCIVFIDEIDAVGRQRGAGLGGGHDEREQTLNQLLVEMDGFGVNEGIIIIAATNRPDILDPALLRPGRFDRQIVVDRPDVRGREEILKVHVKGKPLAKEVDLDVLARRTPGFTGADLSNLVNEAALLAARRNKKRVEMGEMEEAVERVVAGPERKSRVISDKEKRLTAYHEAGHALVGMLLDHTDPVHKVSIIPRGRAGGYTLMLPKEDRYYATRSELLAQLKVFLGGRVAEAVVLNEISTGAQNDIERATELVRKMICEYGMSETMGPIAFGKKQEQVFLGRDISRDRNYSEEVAHSIDKEVRKMMEEAYTGVETILRENIDQLHVIAAALIEKETLEAEELLRLVQMEDASASTEATETSAEEAAAEPAEEASVEAVSVAEEPKRDNQPNAVY
- the hpt gene encoding hypoxanthine phosphoribosyltransferase, which codes for MLQDIERVLLSEEELQQRVRELGEEISKEYAGKEILMIGVLRGAVMFMADLARAIDVPVMIDFMAVSSYGTSTSSSGIVRILKDLDEEVAGKHVLIVEDIIDSGLTLSYLVDNIKSRQPASVRICTLLNKPERRKVDLEVNYNGFTVPDEFVVGYGLDYAEKYRNLPFIGILKPAIYA
- the tilS gene encoding tRNA lysidine(34) synthetase TilS, which translates into the protein MLLSKVRSWCERRRLFPAHSLVLVACSGGPDSLALVHVLRRLAEEQGFRLAVAHVDHCFRGEASVADERFVAEFCRQRQLPYHSVAIDVPGYLREHGGSSQDVARRLRYQWLRETASSLGASYIALGHHADDQAETFLLHLLRGAGTEGLAAMAEQEALLVRPFLQVRRREIEVYCSEQGLEPRLDESNLKDKYLRNRIRHHLLPDLRDYNPEIVSALTRTADIIREEHDFVRQEALKAQERCVFWMGNSCQVELLAYSSYHPAVQRELWRQVLEKKRGSLTGICFVHVENLLKLAAEGRTGAVQVLPGGWQVRKDYDCLVLEPLAAVAKASLQESRWQREVDVPSVTDLPDGSRLETSWLAFADAAGADVLSMAWEAVELPLVVRFRQAGDVFRPIGMGGSKKLKNYLIDAKVPQLQRDQLPLLCDAQGILWVVGLRADARTAGAGKQLYVRLQRNTQ